A region of the Lycium barbarum isolate Lr01 chromosome 1, ASM1917538v2, whole genome shotgun sequence genome:
GGTTACATTGTGATAAACCTTTTAGGACTAGAGTAGGCCTCGAGTTCAAGATTATTTCTTATCCTTACTACACTTAATGTAACCAAACAACCCAAGCTAGCACATAAGCCCACAGATCATATTATGGGATCACATTCTTGACCAACTGCCTCCGAATGTTTCAAATCGAACAACCCCCTAAGGTTCCGATCAAATTTATGTATAGCGAATGCTGACCAGTGCATAGTGAAGCATGAAACTTGGAGCACATTAACAGTCATACCAAACTGTGAGCAGGGATCAATTAATGGGTTGTATTAAATCAGGTTTTGAATTAAACATATGGCTACTTGACATTTAGGCTTCTTCAAAGGAACAAATTGATAATCGCTGAAGTCTTAAACCACACCTTAATCACATTGATATAGTTTGACAAACAGCTAACTCACATTTTATCTTAGATTAAGAATCATGTGCAACAAGCTACCACAAACCACATTAGGATCACTTCCCATTAGTTGTCCTTAAAGATTTTACACTTTCTGTTAATAGATCTTGAAGAACTCAAGCTTAATCTCCTACATTACTGAAATCAATCAGGATTGACCAAACGAGCATAAAATTTAACATACAAGTGTAACGATCTGGTTTTCAATTTAAATCATACAAAGAGAATGAACCAGAATGAAGCAAACAAGGACTAAATCATATTGGAGCTACATCATACACTTGAACTAAAATAATGCAGGCTATAGGTATGGGACAAGCTAAACGTTAACCAAGAACATTCAAACATGTCTTGAACTAGACTAGAGCATAATGAAGGCAAACCAGCCACAAACAATCAAAATGAAACATCAAACTACATCATATAAGCATTTTAAGCATACCCTAATGACAATTAAACTAAACAGCACAAAGCGCATAAACATATTATGTGCAAGAACTGAAAATAAATGAAAGGAATTAAGTTctctgaccttcttcgggtgcagcgaagtgaggcgaaggtttcaatatccactcgaacactaccaaCTTCGAGcctgcgatgctcggattcgaatCAATTACAGGAACCAAAAGGGAACTAAAATAATTTTCTAGTTTTTTCGCATGAATATCagaacaagattaaaactcataAAGACTTAGTAATTTTCCACAGAAATTTGAAGTGATCAAAAGAAACTTGAAATTTTAGGGGATTTCTCGGCTAAACAACTTGTTCTTGGGAAATTTTGTGAATCCAAAAAAAAATCCCCCCCGTTGATGACTTAGAAACGATTATTTATCGGGCGATTCTAGGGTTTGTtgcgaagaagagagagaggagcggggggacagatGGAGGTGGAGtgacagaggagcgtgggggtgGCAGAAGCGAGAGGAACAACGCGTGGGGGGAACAGGACGAAGTGGGGTGACAGTGGCACGGTGGAGTGGAGATGTCAGAGGTATGGGCGTGAGGGGGATGGCAGGTGAGTGGGGCGACAGACGCGTGGGGTGTCAGAGGTATGGGTGTGACAGGGTGAAGTGGGGCGGAGATGGAAGAGGGAGAAAGGGAGGGGGGTGCGGCGGAGATGAGGGGAAAAGGGAAAGGAAAATGAAGGGAAAGGTTTCCCTTATCTTGAAAAGGGATGGGTCGGACCGGGTTATGGTGTGGGCTGGACAATTAAAATATGGATTGGGTATTAAAATGGGTTGGGCTGAATTAAAGACGGGCTAATTGAtttgggctagtgaattaaaagaACGGGCTGgttgaattaaaatgtggactggttttttgtgaattggtccgaaaataatatgaattgatggggatactacatttaaataataaaagacctatttaaataacttgtgttaaaatattatttaatataaaatatgcaattattagtgctcagataaaaaatggcgttgtaatagccgtgcaataatatttcaaaaatccacagtaaataaacactattatgtaattatgcaaagataaatgcgatgcgtgtgcgtaagctggtaaaatgacGAAATGATAAAAtttgaattataataataataataataataataataataataataataataataataataataataataataataataagtgataaatgatgctagtaactgtaatagaataatgaaacgccggtattgataagaggctaataattatagtaaaaaatacaaatatatattttgaattttccaaaaatattagaagcgtaaacagGTATTTcgaaggagaggcgggacaaaattgggtgtcaacaatactgGCAAGGAACGAAAGATTATATGCTCACTAATAGAAGATCTGATCATCTTGATGTGGTTAGATATTCAAATTTAGATTATGCTAGTTGTGTGGACACAAGAAAATTCAAATTTGGTTATTTGTTCCTATTAGCTGGAGGAGCAATATCATGGAAAAGTGTGAAGCAGTCTGTTATAGCTGCATCCACGATGGAAGCTGAGTTTGTGCTTGCTTTGAGGCCACGGTTCAGGCTAATTGGCTGCAGAACGTTATTTCAGGGCTTGAACTAGTCGACAGTATGGCCAGGCCGCTGAAACTTTATTGTGATAACTCCGCTGCAGTCTTCTTCTCTAAAAATGACAAGTATTCAAAGGGTGCTAAGCATACAAAATTGAAATACTTTTCAGTTAAAGAAGAAGTCTAGAAACCTTAAGTGTCAATTGAACATATTAGCTCCAAACTTATGATTGCCAATCCTTTGACGAAAGGATTGTCGCCCAAGACATTCGCTGAGCATGTTGAAAGAATGGACATTATTGGCGGCAATGAATGATTTATGTAAAGACCTTGTTATGTTTATGCAATTGACACTTTGAGCTCATTCATAAATAAACATGTTTCTCACTattttgcggaggttgaaagttgcaactcgcggaggttttagcctccacTAGTTGCTAGAAGAGGCTAAAACCTccacgaattgcaactttcaacctccgcaaactacccatttttttgtagtgcGATCTGTTATTACCTGTTTTTCTCTTGTATACATTATGTTGAGAATGACGATGACAGATTTTGCTTAGATAAAGATATTCTAAGCATTATTGTTGGACCATTATGTATTTGGAGGTTGTGTCGGGTAATAGATTACTATTGTAGTACATGGAAGGGATTATGTCGAGATATTATGTATGACCGCCATGACTCATATTAGTTGATTTACTTGGTAACAACTAATGATGTTGGATTTAACATTATGTGCACATGATgattaaaatatttattaaacCTTTAAGAACGTGTGCCAAGTGGGAGAATGTAAGTTATGACCCACGTGACCTTTTTATTTGGTTTAATAAGTAAAATAATTATTATGTTAAATCCTAATTAAAGATGGGAAGTTACCTAGTGGTTTTAAACTACCGACTCCTTCACGTTGATGGAACGTGAAAAGAACTTTCAAGGGAAACTCTCTCATAAAAGGTCCTCTCTCTCTGTCAATTATTGATAACGTTTCCATCATACTTTTTCTGAAAGTGAAGGAAAAGAGTGAGAAATAACTTCTGaacaagaagaaaaagaagaacgcTTCCGCTCTAAAGTCAAGAAATATTATGGCTGATTCGGGTGTGTTTTTCATGACTAAAATTTACTGTTAACTATTTCATGTGAAAATCATGTAGTTCAATAATCCTGAAATTATTGATAGGATTTCATGTTTGATTGTTTATGTGTACAATCTAAAATTTCTGAAAATTCTTAACACACAGTAGATCTTGCAACATTCAGCCAGATCTTATTCCGGATTCGATCAAATCTTGCCGCTACAATTTTAAAGTTTGTAAAGAGTTCTTGAAGTTCAAATAAAATGAGAATATCTAGGAACAAGCTACTCAACTCACTGGATCAAGTCCTTGCTTGTCGAGCTCAAATCATGTCTTTGTAATAGACTACGATCATCATTCAATTCACCATACATCGGCTGTCAATGTAATTAAGATAATCTCATTTCAGTTGATAGGTGTTGATAATTATTTAATGTGATTAGATCTATGAGGATTACTTTGGTGGGTAAAATAAATATCGGATTATAAATGATACACACGAGTAAGAAAAATATAAGTAATATAGAATAACTGAGCAAAGAATGAATGCAATACTTTCTTGGATAAGAGAATTTAGTTGCCAAGAGACTTCCTGGTGGAATCATGCACGCATCTAATGAAGAAGCTGGAAGACTGGCATGAAAGGTCCAAAGATATAGATGGGTCTAAAACATTCGATCTTCATAAAAGAAACTGTTACCTTGACACAAGACACTGCCTATGTTTTTGTgtaatatatattctttttaaTTCATCACCATTAGGTTGTGAGCTATGGGGGGTTTGACTTGACCCCTATCATGTATATTTAAGTCAAAAGAAATTACAATGGTTTGAGGGGGACATGAAACATTGCCTCTAACCAACAAAAGAGACTGACAAAGCAATCTAAAGGGTACGGAGGTAGCCTATACAGTTTTCTTTCCAAAGCAACAAAAGGCATTAACTAACAAAAAAAGTTACATTTCTCATATCTCCTCCGAAAAGTAGTTACTTGCCATTTGTCTAGTTGAAACAATCTCTTTTCCTCTCTAGAGAGATGTCGAAGAGAGGGATATAAGGTTCAGTTTCCACTAATTTTTGTGTACTATAAGAACTAAAGATTAGTGGAAAGTATTCGAGACTATAGTACCTGCACCTGGATGTGATTATGAAAAGTCAAAACATTTATAGACATTGAAGTTATTTCAATTTTTTATGGGACTAAATGATTTATACATGTAGCCTAGAAGTTAGATTTTAATAATGAGCCCGCTGTCAACTGTGAATCAGACATATGCCACAACAGTGAGTGATGAAAGTCAAAATTATGGCTACATCTTGTGTGTTTGATGCTAATCCTTCTATAGATTCAAGGAACAATGCGATTGCAAGTACACAAGAACCACTAGAATCAGAAGTTCAAGAAAAATTATAATGTTCAAGGCGAATTTTGTAAATTGAAAGGACATCATAAAGAGACTTACTACAAACTTGTTGAGTATCCTATAGACTTCAAGTTCGATAATAAGAAAGGAAGAACTAACACCAGAGCAACTATAATGTTCTAACGGAGGCATATCTAAACGCACAAAATGTCAGTTCATCATTACAACCTACATTTGGTTATGGACGGAACACTAATGTGTATGGATCGCactaggggtgtcaaatttggcCCAAAAGGTGATTGTCCGCCCAATTCgcccaaaattttatgggttgggctcaagataatttCGTATTGGGCTGATTTTAGCCCAACTCAACATAGCCCATTTTAAAGTAATCTCCAACTTAGTCCAATACTAGCCCAATTCTagcccatttttaagatttacttaaatttgagtttactctatttttttttatgtatacacttttcttgtatcatgtatcttataagtttgtggtgtgtttgatatgaaggGAAATACTTTTTACGAAAAATGTTTTGCTCGAAAATATTTaccacggaaaatgttttcctcaaaaatattttcaaaatatccGCGAAAATATTTTTTGCgaaaatagacccttcaaaaaaaTTGGGTCAAGTTCGGCGGGTCATTACCCAACCCAAATTTAGctcatttcagcccaagtaacttttgggtcaatgttagcccaacccatttatcACCTTAGCCCATTTTGATTGAGTCAATTTCAGcacaacccgcccatttgacacctcTAGATCGCACTATGAGAGTAGTAGTTCCAATCAGAATACCAGCACCAATGGCCAAACAACTGCAAGTCAGATAAATTAAGTGGGTAACTGTCCATTTACTAAAGACTAATATGAGCAAATATTATAAATAATGAGTCAAGGTTCAGGCTCTACTTCTACTTCTGCAGCTAATGTAGCAGGTATTAATAAGATCATGGTCATATTAATTTCAAATATTCATCCAGAATAGATTACAGTCATAGGTGCTATAAATCAAATGGCTTattacttagagcctgtttgaatgagcttatgcctataagctgtttgcagcttataagctaaaaaaaataagttgggtagtctaacttattttttttgacttataagctgctttagataagctaagtcaaatgggccaaattatttttttgagcttattttaagcacaaaatgactttaagctggccagccaaacactcaaaaacgctgaaaacagcttataagcaacttataagccaatccaaacgggctcttagagaTGTTGAATGAGGCAACAATAGTTGAAATACATAATTAATTCAAAAAAGGTACTCCGTCGGTCAAATGATGATGTGTCTCATATCACACATACAAGAGCCAGTTCTATTTTTACCAAACACACCATTAAAGATGTGTTTCACATACCTCAATTTAAATACAACTTACATCCTAGATTCCGTTGTCTTCAATTGCTgccaaaaaaatatatatccacGTTTAAAAAGAAAATGTTGACACTTCTGTGCCTTTTTCTAGCAGCAATCTTCGCACCGTATAAGCAGCATATCATAAGCCTTCTATAACCCTTACCAACTAGTAACTTTTTTTGttaacaaacaaaacaaaaatacatGAAGAACTAAAAAGCCTACAAAGACTTTTCTCTGGCAGGTAATTTTGAGCCTCCACTTTGAAACCAATTCATGTTTCTTCGTTCAAACTTTGAACTTGACAAAGTTATAATTGCAGCAAAAAATATTTGAAGTTGGCCATTATATGTCCGAACTACAGTCATTCCACAACCTCAGTAAAAGAAGTTTGAAGTTGGGCGTTGGTCTTGGCAGCCAGGCCAAATTTCCTGCAAAAAATATTTGAAGTTTGACCTTGATAAAGCCACATATGAGGCAAGAAATGTCCGAAGTTTGCTAAATTGATTTTAGGCACAAATTTTTTAAACTTCAATCTTATATGTCTGAAGTAATTTCAAAATGGATTTATGTACTAAAAAAATTCAACTTCGGCTATAACTTAAATAACAATGCCAAAATCGGATATATGTACACTTCGCCCTGATCATTTTAATTTGGGCCAACATTTTAATGATAGCAACCAATACCAATATACCATTACTATtatatattaccaaaaaaaataaaaaaatcatataAGCTCCTTTGCCTTGATCTTATGTGTGCATATTGCCATGTTCTTGATTTGTGAACCACTACTACCTACAAAGTAATTGAGGTGAACAAGGTGTCGCAAAATCCTCGAATTGTGACCTTTTAAGGGTGTGACTATAAACTTTCACCGTAGAATCTCCTCCAAAAGATCAGAGAGAATATTATTTCAAATAAAGTACTTTTTCTATCAACATGTGGAGCATGGCTTACAGCCATTATTACTTGATGCTAGATATCATATTATTATCCAGAGGTTTTTGTTTATCCGGTTAAATGATGCATGCCGATCATTATTTTTGGCAAAATATATCGATAAACCTTAAATTTGTTGTAAAATTCATTTAGATATTTAAACTATGTCGTGTTTCAATTGAACATCTGAATATAATATAAAATATTTCTattaaaactcatattttgaaaaGTTTTATGCGCATGCTCACAAACATCCATTAACTTATTTTATTCGATTGGTGCATTATCTTAGGCTTCTGGCTATGCAACTTGTGACTCTAAATGGAGAATTACCGATTATTGTTTTTCACTTTAGGAAACGATGTGCAGTTGTATTCCATAATGCATTCTTGTCCGTGACCCTACTTTGTTAACTGTTGGGTAAAATTGATGTTCCTTTATATTGCCTATACTATATCTACAGAAACTTTAATGACTACACCTTTAGATGAAAAAAaaagtcccttttttttttttaatttctttattcGATGAAAGTAACTTATCGACaagaagataatttttttttaactatagCACTAGGACTCGTTTGGTATGACGAATAAGGGATAAATAATCTTGGGATtaaatttgagatgagtttataACTAATCCCGAAATTAGTTATCCCAGGATCGTAGTGTTGTTTTATCCCCGTGGGAGGGTGGGATAACCAAtaccgggataactaatcctagGATAACTTGTTTCCCAACCAAATGACCTCTAAAATACTCTTTACCAAGTGATTTAAAAAAGCATTCGACtaagcttataagttggtcaaattGATTTATTagcattttttttacttttatacGAGTTTAAAAAATACACAAAGTGCTTATAAATCAAGTGCTTAAAAGCTCATATTATCCAAATAAGCACttttaattttctttaaaaaGATACTTTTAAATTTGTAATTATTTGCAAAATTTTAGGGGACTCTAGTCATTTAGAAAAAATATACTCCttataagctttttttttttttttaccaaacacATCAACTATTTATTACTCTATTAGTTTCCGAATTTCCATTCGAATACGtagctcaacaacaacaacaacaacaacaacataaccagTAAAATCCCACAAAGTAAGatttggggagggtaaagtgtacacaaaccttacccctatcttggaATTCAAATTTGTAGCTCCTTATTTATAAATCAGTTTCAACGCTCAAAATAATACCTTTCAACAATATTTATAATCAGCTATTTCTAAGGAAAAATTACAGCCAAATACCATTTGACCATTTAGTTTACAAAATACGACACATTGTATAAGTAGTGTATACTTTATAtgaaatatacatatactatacatataaTAGACATACACTATGCATATAACATACATACCTATACAGCCGAAGTGTATAGATAGTGTATACTTCAGCCATGTTGGTAACCTAGTTGGTTGAAGGATACATCTACGTAAGTTTCCCTATGTATAATCAACTAGCCCAAACGAGCTTCAAATTCGAAACTTCTAATTAAAAATACAGAAACGACAAGTTACACATTTAGCCGGTCGATAAAAAATAATTACATCTGCTAGCCAAATATTAAAAATATACactattttgtatatattttgtaaaaaatataCAAATTCgatacactttcttttttagtttgtccaaaaaagaatgatatattttttatatttagaaaaaagTTAATTGAAAACtttcccttttacccttaatgaaatgatttacaactacacaaataaaaatgacttattttagatcacaagttttaaaaaaaattctttttttttaaaattttgtatttagtcaaactatatcacataaattgagacgagaGAATATTTAGATAAAAGCGAAAAAAGTGAGGTTTGGGTGGGAAAGACAATTATGACTGCATTAGGTCAAACTTGGTAGCTTAGACCTAGGAGTTGTAGTGCTTTCCTGCAAAAAGAAGTTTACTATTGGTTGCACCAAATAATTGAAGTTgcattattttttatgtttcaaTCATGATTaaattgatatatttttttattttaatataatatttttaaaattaaattaatgaatttgatagaaatataaaagtaaatattctcattttccttttcttttcttttttagctAACCTTTTGTATCAATCACCAAGAGAATATTTGTAAAGCCATAGCTAACTAACACAGTATAGCTATGTAAATGAAGAAAAAACTCAGAAGCTGGCAACAGTACCTAGTTACAGCATCAAAACATAGACTGTTGGAGCTTGAATCTAATGCCCAAAGAGGCTCTTACAATACTAGTATAGGTTATTTCCCTAGCTATCATTAACCACTGCTTGGACCTGGCTTCAAATGTTCTCTGATTTCTTTCAATCCAAACTGCTTGCACAAAATCTATACAAGGCCGTCTCAACAATATTGGGTGCCTAAAACCAAGCATCAGAGAGAGACCCTAAATTTTTTCTTAAAGAAAAGATCGTcagatatatttttatttaaagttttttTAGATGTGAAGTAATTACTGTCCTATAATCAATTTGTTCTAACAATTccttttcaattgataatatagcCAATCCATTCAATTTCTCTTGAGACATTGTTAATGTTAGataagattttatcaattttaattttgaaaaactaCATTCGGCCGAGACAAcagttttatataaatatatacacacatcTTTTAAGGAAAAAAATGGGGCCCAAAGAAATTGTTTTATTGGCCTTATAGTCGAGCCACCTCTGAATCTATATATACCAGCTTCAGGATCTGAGCATCTTGTGAACACAAATTCCTGTTTTCGAGTTCCGTTTGCTCGTTTGTTTGTTATTTTAAGTTCTCTGGAATTTGACATGCAAAAGAGGTGCACAATGGCACAACAGcggagttaaaaaaaaatattatgaaaatttaaatataaaatagTAATCATACAAAGAGGATTTAATATTTACTATATAAAACTTTGTATATGGTGTAATTTTTAATGAAAGGAATTCGCTTATAGCGCTGGTTTGGTTGGAGAACAAGTTATTCCGGAATTAATTATACATGAATAAGTTATTACCGGGTTGCCATCTCACCCTCAATGTGGGATAAAAATAACACAACAATTTCAGAATTAGTTATTCCGGAATTTTATCCTGACCAAACGTGGAATAAAACGATACTAAATTTTTATCCAAAGAATTTTTTTACTTATCCATCCTACCAAATAACTCTTAAAGTTTTAAACCCCATTGTAATACCCTATCTCTGCCCATAGCGACGGGTACCCCCACTACAAACGGGAATCTCTCTCtcaccacacacacacaaaaaaaaaaaaaaaaaaaaaaaaaaaaaacaaaacaaaacaaaaaaaagaagaagaagaagaagacgacaaATTAAGGGACAAATTGATTACGACAGTTGACCAAAGATCTCTCACATGAGCCATGATCATGATATCTCCATAATTATGAATTGTGTTAAGACTCAAAACTGTGCATCAAAGTCCCTACAATACTACATGACCCTTTTGAATAATTAAGCACCGAATCCGATTACTTTGATCTGTTTTTATCACAGTAATAATAATGATCTTTTTGTAGCATCTATTATGATTACGATAATTCATTACCTAATCAAACCAAAAACGTCTTCAAATCACTCCTATTAAATTGCTCTATCAAGGTAAATCTCAACGGTATAGAACCATCAAACAAAGATTAAgtgcttttcttttttattttatttttatttttatttttatttttattgtaaCTCAcctttataagccaaaaaaattctTTGACATAATTCACACCCATCCTTTTTGTCTCTTTAGCCAGCAGAAGCTGGTCCACCACTATACAACTTATATATATGGCAAACTCTACACGCATAATATTATAAGAATTTGCAACCACGAAGGAAGGGATACTTCATATTTCATGCTTGTATCTTTTGGATTTGACTATAAATGCCAGCATAAGATACATTCTTGTATCCCAAATAAAGAACCCCTTCAGTCTCAAGAAACTTCCCACCGACGACTCCCTCTATTGCTATCTATAAAAAACCATAGTCTTTTCCTTTTCAACATATCTTTTGGCACAAAGTTGCATCTCTCATATCTCATTCTATCATACCAGTTTGCGCACTTCTCAACTATAtatttattagtattattatcaAAGTGGTGGTGTTTTGTTCAGTTTGCACGTCTTTTGGCTGTTTAATCCTACTATCTTTCACCAGCATAGATATCTGGTAACTTTGTTCATCAAGAGTAATAGCCATATCTCCAAAAATCCTCATTTGTATGCCAAGTTAGGTTCAATTTGCGCGCATCTCTTAGTTGTTCATCTCCTACCTTTCACTGGTACAAATATCTCGGTAACTATGCTCATAAGAGTAATAGGCATATCTCCAAGAATCCTAATTTGTATGCAAAATTAGGTTCAATTTGCACGCATCTCTTGGCTGTTTTATCCGCAACCTTTCACCAGTATAGATTTCCGGTAACTCTGCTCATCAGAGAAGTAATCATATATATCGCCAAGAATCCTAATTTGTATGTTAAATTAAGGTTCTTGAGATGGGGAATTGTGTGTTCAAGGGGTTTGGTTTTGGAGAAGTTGATCatcaagaagaagaaaacaagaTGATAAAAGTGGTCACCTCTAATGGTGGCATCATGGAACTATATGCACCTATCACAGCCCATTGCATCACCAATGAATTTCCAGGCCATGCCATTTATCGTAGCCGTGACATGTTTTCTCCACCACTTTTTCCTAATGAGGAACTTCATGCTGGTGAATCATACTATCTCCTGCCTCTATTAAACCATCCTATTAAaagaggaagaagtgaagaagaagaagaaaaaagtgaTGTTGATGAAACATCTTCAACATCTAATTACGCTAATATTACAACTTGTAATAGTAATAGTAGTGGTAATTTGCCTCAAGCAACACCTTATAGGATGTCATTTGATAATCAAAGGATGCTAAAGAGATCACAAGCTGAGGTTTTTCCTACTTACAATAGCGCAGGTAAACTGAATATCCTTCACCCaaaaatatgtatatttatgtcaAATATGACTCCCTCTAgttttatgtgaaggtgttacTGGAGagtgaaacaatttttttttttatctcaaaactttttttaaataCTTTTAATCACTAGCTATGTTGACTCATAGTGCTTtcatgtagtttttaaatatgtaaattttaattTCAAAGCTTTGAAGAATCTATACCCGAATTCGTACATAATTCAAGTTAAGTAGTTTGACCCTCTTACTTCGAACCCCTTCACACAAATAGGGATAAATGGAATCCTATTTATGTTTATATCCCTCAGTTCTAATTTATATAACACCTTTCGAATTTCAAGAGTCaaacgagttttttttttttactacgaACTGTTGAtttgtcttttaaatattttaaattatgagTTATTGTGACTTGTAACACTTTTCGTAGttccaaatatatatatttatttcaaAAACTTAAAATTTTTGTGTACGAATTCAAACAAATTGGGACAGAAAGAGTATATAGTGTGTATATTAAATTTTGAATATAC
Encoded here:
- the LOC132629255 gene encoding uncharacterized protein LOC132629255 — its product is MGNCVFKGFGFGEVDHQEEENKMIKVVTSNGGIMELYAPITAHCITNEFPGHAIYRSRDMFSPPLFPNEELHAGESYYLLPLLNHPIKRGRSEEEEEKSDVDETSSTSNYANITTCNSNSSGNLPQATPYRMSFDNQRMLKRSQAEVFPTYNSAGVWKVKLLISPEQLSDILSHEARTEALIESVRTVAKCGSGASSMTPTPAAHSDKWSFASSNNWKATTPI